Below is a genomic region from Gasterosteus aculeatus chromosome 2, fGasAcu3.hap1.1, whole genome shotgun sequence.
GGATTCAATGGATTAAAGGAGAACAGCTGCTGCAGTGCTCTCTGAGGCCACATTCAGTCAGAGGCGCGAGACACACGGAGGATGCTCGCAGCATCACAGGAGATGTGACTTTAAACAATCCAAAAGATAGAAGGAATCTCAGATGTACCAGGCCTGTAATATAGTGGAAAAATCTCACAATTCAAGAGccattttatataaaaagaaaaaaaaacatttgcctgAAATTTTGagcattttaaaagtaatgCACCAATTTGGTGCATTTTAAAGAGGCTAGATAAACAATTTAGTACTCTAAAAGCCTAAGAATTTAATTACAAAACAAATTGGTTGAGATATAAATGTGATGCCAAAGCAAAAAAGGCAGGCTTCACGTTTCAAGACAGGTCAGGTGGGTTGCCGAGATCACCGCGGACCCCTCAGGCTGTGGACAGCTGCACGGAGACCACGCAAGCAGAGGGGACACAGCTCGGGAAGCGGCTCTTAAGCCACCAGTCGCCTCGACCCAGGCCATTCAAAGCCAATAGAGTATAGCCTGACATGGTGGTGCAGCACCATGGGGGGGCCACTGGAGAGGAGGATTCTCACACTCCGCATCCCCCTTTTTAAGAATAGGGGGCCATGGCCATTCTCAAAATCCAGTTTGCTTTGACTTTTTTTGACAGGTGAGTCGGGAAGACTAGACTGGATGCTGCAGCCCTAAATCCATAAACTTAACATAACTCACAGAGGAGGCAAAACTGCAAGAAGTGACTTCAGGGAAGCAGAATTTTACACCTCTGTTGCTTCACTGTCATCTCTGGCCATGAGTAACCGGTGTGTCATGTCAAGTGCAGCTGCAGGGCAGGCAACCGCTGGGCTACGCCACGTTGTCTGTATGAAGTGTTttaccctttctttttctttgtacgTGCCAAGTAGGTAGGGATGGAGGTAACATAATACTGGGACAATCGCAAATCCTGCATTGGGAGAGCTCATTTCGATCTACGTTtgatttaaaatcaaaagtgCGACACCCCTAGTGTAAAAACACAGTTCATAACCAAACTGTGGCGAGCCTACGTGACCTGTCGCTTATTAAAGGGGAAACGCAGTCCCGGGAAAGTCTTTCTGTATTAAGCAAAGAAGTTGTGGCATGACGTGTTGCAAACATCCCTATATCGGTGCAGAGATATCGTGCAGCCCTCATCGGTACTCTGTGTGGTTGCCACTTGCAGCTAGCTGGTGATCCATGAAGTGTCACAAAAACTGCAGTATATTAAATACAGGCAAAACAGTTTCTAAGCAACacgcttctgtgttttcatttcttttaaaggTTTACCCACACTCCATTACTCACTTATGCAGTGCACTTTCAGTAACACTTGATTTACTAGTTCTAATAGTAAGTGCTTTACAGTTTTTGTTAACTGTAACTAAAAACGGCCAAATTCTAACACGGTCTAATTTCGAAAGAACAATGTTAGATTTACATCCCTTGAAACAATGGTTGATGATAACATTTGGTTATTTCATCAATGGTCATTCTCCATCTAATGATATACACAATAGTGGGTGTAATGCTGGATGGTGAACTCATACCTGCACATTTTAGTGAGTTAACCTCCGGATATCAAACCCAAACGGTGCAGTTTGCAGTGTCATTAAAGTGTCACTAAAAGAAACAGAGTACATCGTTCACCAACCTCTCTCCAACTCTAAGGATACTCATAAACAAAAATTCTAAAAACAAGAACATTGAGCGTCAGCTTCCATAAGGAAAGTGACATTCCTTAAAAACAGTAACATCTTTCATGAGAACCTAAAACCAGATGCCTCACAGCACGGTGCAGCACCGGTGGCGAGTGTGTTGAGTGCATCCGCTGTTGACAACAGGTCTGGCAAAGTTAGTAGTTCTCTACTTTGGTTGAAGTGAGACAGTCTACTTTTTCTCAAATTTTCAAacttcctttttaaataatgaGGTAATACTGATGAGGTGATTTGTtgtgttcaacaaaaaaaaacaaaaaaaactaagattAGCATAATTAGCACTGACAGGCTAAAGTCACATTTGTTGCAGGGTTCAAAGGCAACATTTGTCGGGACTGAGCTGCTTACTGCTGAAAGGCCTGGTAGTAGTGAGGTAGGGAGCTGGAAGTGCTCATAGCAGGACTGCTGTATGCCTGAGGTAGCTGGCTGTGGTTATGGGCTCCAGGGCCTTGTGGTACATGAGCTTGTGGCGGCTGGAAGAAGAAAGGCCCTGGTGCCTGGGAAGACagcccggaggaggaggcggtgggggAAGTGGTGGTGGTTGCAGGTGGATAGCTCATCATTAACCCTCCCATCCCCATGTGAGGGCTGTAGGGTGGCAGGCCGAAAGGCAGGAAGCCCAGCAGAGGCCCGAGGTCCATGTTAGTGGTGCAGGACAGCTCGGATGAAGAGATAGCAGGGCTCCTGGACAGGAGGTGGGGGTCACCGCCGGCACCCACGCCTTCACCCAGCACCTCTCTCTGAGGGGAGGCAGATGTAGAGGTAGAGGAATTGACTGCACTCaggtgaggtgggggggcactCTGCAGGTCCAGCAGGAAACTGTCCACATCGGTGCGAGGGTATGAGGTAGATCCATGCTGGTATCTGGCCATGTTGCTGTAGGGTTGCTGCTGTGGAGCCACCGGGGGCTGCAGGTGATGGTGGTGGGGATGAGAAGATTGGGGGGGCATGTGGCGGGCCACACCCATACTCGAGGACAAGGAGCCCTGCATGAGGCTGTGAGGGTGGCCCATCCCAGGGACCGGATTGGCCATGGGGTAGGAGTTGTACATGTCCCTGGAGAATGTCTCCATGGGCTCCTTGGAGCCCAGGCCTACATCGGACGCCACAGGGCTCGGCTCCTCCTTCACCGAGCACTGAGTGCCAGCGGTCGGTTCAGCCACAGGAGTGCAGCCAGGTGTGCAGGGTGGCATCAACCCTGACTCCTGGGCATGGCTCTTCTTCAAATGGCGAGTCAAATGGTCTCTGCGGCCAAAGCGCTGTGCACATCGTGGGCACAAAAAGTCCCGGCGCCCAGTGTGCACCACGGCGTGACGCCGCACGTCCTTACGAGTATAGAACCGCCGGTCGCATCGCTCACACGagtactttctctctctcactggcaCAGTAGCGGTAGAGTTGTCATCTAAGGGTGGAGGCCTGTCAGTGTGGCTGCCCAGGTGCTCCAGCAGGGACTGCGGCCCCTCTGCACAGGGAAGGCCTGATGCCGCGCTGTGGGCTGCCACCAGGTGGCGTCTATAACCCAGCTGGGTGTTGTACTGCTTTCCACACTCCTGGCAGTGGAAGAGATGCCTGCTAGCTGGGTGGCTCTCCTGCAGCTGGCTCTTCAGATGGTCCTGCTGGTGAAACATGGTCTAACAGAAGGAACAGTATTGGCTCTGGTGCTGCTGCACATGGACTCTGGCCAAGAGCCGGGGCAGACACAGGCCAGACTCATGAGGATCCTCCAGAGAGCTGACCATCAGCCTACAGACCTCTTGTCGTTTTGTTAACTTAGAGTGCTAGAATTGATGCTAAGAGCTGTTTGTTGACTGTTTGATGGTCTCTTGTGGCAATGACTAGTGGTCTGTCCTGCCTCACTGGGGCAAGCCTGTGTCCAGCACTTGGTTTCTGTGACAGCAGCTGCCATAGCAACCCCAAAAGGGTTGCGGTGATGAGGAGTTGTGGAAGCTGACTGGGTCTGTGTGCTTCCTGAGAAGAGCGCTTGTGTTGGTGCACCGTCTATTTGAGTATTCAGCAGCCCCGAATGCCAGCACGAGCTGAATCACAGAGGCAGCTTGATATCTTTACAGACCTGAAAACAGAAGGGAAAAAAGTGTCACTTTGTGTAAATGTGCAGAccttaaaataattataaaatgaCACACAATTCCCACATTTGACTCTACAAAATATACCCGCTGATTTGACAATGGAAACAGATCTGGAAATGATCAGCAAGGTATCAGCCACGGACAGCAGGGAGCTACTCTCCCTAACGAACCCTTAGATAGCAGCGTGCAGTAAAAACCTCTCCAGGATTTCGCCTCCACCCCGGTGGTGGGAGAAGTCAAAGGAATCCActggcttgaattaaaaaatgaaaaagtactTAACAGAACAAATACAGTTAAAGTGAAATATGCAATTAATAGTGTAACATTTGGAGAAAAGGATGATCTTCCTTTCACAGTTTCTACACAGATTCTGAATGTCCCCTCCTTCCCCtggacatttttttcaaatttcgCGGGATATGTTGAGAAGATGCAAGAGGATGTTTGCAAAATAAGGTaaaaattccccaaattccCACGCTTAATTCCCCATGGAAACTTTCCCCGGAGATTTACTGATAACTTGGCGCCCCTTTGCAGCCCTAATCACCTCCAATCGTGCAATATGAGTTAAGTGGGGCAAATAGATGGTGTATCTGAGAAAAGGCTCCAGTGTCCAGGTGAAAGAGCTTGGCGGTGTATACCCTCCTGCTATTGGGTAGGAACTTTCCTCAGCTCCTCGACTAGACTTCTGGCTTCCCAATGCAAGGTGGTCCCAGAGCCGAAACCGAAAGGGGCTCCTCTTGTGATGGGACAGGCTCTCTTTCTGCTTCATTCCAGTAAATTAAAAAGGGTTAGAAGGGCTGAGCAAAGTACTCTGATCTAACAGCTAATTGCCACATCATCATTTTTTCTATCAAAAGAAATGATGCAAGATTCCAGATATGGAAGTTAGGCCAAATTTGGTCTGTCGAATGGAAGCACTTCCAGATTGCACATTAACTCCTTCTAGATTAATGAAACTTCTTGAATCACGTTGTCCTACACGACCGCTTTGGAAGACGTTTTTTAACATAAATCGTTGTGCTATCGAGCAAGACGTTTATTTGAGGCCATTTTTATATTCTATTCACTCAGCTATATCTGGTCATATTTTACTATGAAACCTCTTTCCATTTTTCCCAGTTACATTTTTGCACAACATGACGTTCATAGCAGTTGAGCACGTTCGGTAAAGTTGCATTGAGCAGAATCACAatgatatttattattacagATTTCAAAACGGGAACTGGATGAACTATAAATAGGAGATACTGTTATATAAATGAATTTTCTTACATTTATAGTTAAATAAGGATAAAAGTTGCTTTTAATATTTATCAAGGTCCCCAAACACATGAGAAACACTGTTTTTTAATTGCCACTAAGAAAAATATAGATAACAGAGTATTTCTCTTTTTGGAaaattcattgtgaaataacTCTGACCCCCCCGGTTCCAATTCTCCACTGCTCTCTGTGGACGGGGGAGTTCCACCCATCACCCAATATCATGATATCTAAATGTTTTACGCCGTAGTGTCGGCCCCAAAAATCCAGGGTTGGTTAGGCTCTAAAATCCATCCCAGTGTCCACTTTTGGGATGAGTTTGGCATCATTAATTACAGATggaaaatttaaaataataataatctattcTGTTGTATTAAAAATAGGTCAAATTCCAGCCTaattgtgtacatcttaaagtAGATCTATAAATAACGCAATCATAAAAGTAATTAGGTGTCATGTCAGCAAAAGATGTACAACCAAAAAACATGGTAAAAGGAAACCGGTTCCATGTGTCAAGTCGGGTCATTTGGGATACCGGGTCAGAACCGTGAGTAACTGTCACCCAGAACCAGGGTCATGCATTACTCTGGTGGACACCCATCAGCAGTGGAACCAACTAATAACCCATAGACTGAATTGCACCGTTCCACTGGGATAGGCATCACACGGATGTTATCGATACTTGTACCATTATTAATACAGCTCATCGGTTTCTTTCCTCATCAATAGTCATCacttaagacaatttttttttattaaccgTCACAAATCCTTCAAATAGAAGTTAGTTCGCGCGATAATCAGCGGAGTGGTCATGCTTCATCTTCAGCCTGTTGGTCTGATCCAACTCGGTTTGGCATCGCTAACGTTACCTGGAACAGACCACGGTGGAGGGCTGTACGTTCAAATGGACATGTTCTGTTACAGATCATTGGCGTATATATTCTATCTGAATAGATATCTCCGTGCTATTGTACGCAGATCACCGCCTGTGGAGCTGGTAGTGCCATCTTGTGGGTCCTCAGCATGCAGACGGCAAACGGCTTTAATCCGCGCACCTTTCGCGTTTCAGCCCTCTGCCTTCGAGTTTCACCAAACGCGAACATACGTGTCCCGTTGTAGAAGAGTAAAGAGCGGAAACGCGCCCAGGCGGGCTGATAGGAGCTCCCCGGGAATGATGCAGCGTTGGCAGGCAGCCTTGGAGTGGTGGGACGGGGTCATTACCGGACAGGGCTACATTTCACTGCTAGCCCGGCTCGGCTCACTAAACTCGGCAGCGGAGGCAAAGCAGGTCTAACGCTCGGATGGGAACATATAAGGCGCGAGTTTAACGTGGACAGAAGCCACGCAGCAGCGCCAGCGTGCCTGTGAGTGGAGTGTAACGGGCTCGCTGAAGCAGCGTGCggggtaaaaaacaaaaggtgagCGGCTCACCAAGTTGTTTCGGAGTTGTTCTTACGGGAGCTAACTCCGGTAGATGTTACCGAGCGGGGTAAAACTTCGCTCAGCGCAACAGACACGGACACAACGCGACTTACCGACGGAACCTCAGCCCAGCTCCCCCTCCAGCCTCCGTCCCCGCTCGATGTGGACATTTTAGAACAAGTTTAAACGATGTTTGTTAAGAGTTCGGGCCTGGACTGCTGGGCGCCGCGTTGGAAGCCATGCATTCTGGGAGAGTGACGTCACACCCGATCCATCACtccgcacgcgcgcacacgcacaccataGTATCTAACAGAAGAAGTATAAAGAAACATACCAAAATAAACCTCCAAATGTAAAAGCCAAATGAAACGATGTTAGATATTCTATGATTTATGAAGAAATTGAGTCCGAAGACCCTTGACATCCTTTGCAGGTTTATGCAGTATTGACACGTCCTTCATTGAGCAGTAGTTCTGTAGCATCTCCCTGCATAATACTGTTAGCTGTGAAAACTAAAAGATTTGGTCTGTCTTTGAAAGGTGCACATAATTCAATATATAcgttattttatatatataataacgtATATATTCATGAGGTATTAAGCAAACACAAAGGCCATGATATATATAAAAACTACATTAAACCTAAATTATTGACTGTACACAGCCTTTATCAGTATCAAGAGAGAAAAgtgattcataaaaaaaaactaacataagagaataaaggacacaaaagtaaagtaaaatgatGGTGGGGTCTGTCCAAGGTAATGTAAATAGATTTTCTATTATAACATTCTAAATTGACTTTGGAATCAATCATCATCCATAGCCGTTTGTTTGATTGTGTTGGGTATTGGACACATCAAGGTCTGGATGGGTTctatatacatttaaacatgtttggaCCAGTGGGCCGATTCCATCTCAATTTCCAAAAGCCCACATCATGTTGTCAAATTTCTGTCAATGACTCTGTGTTTCCAACCAACTAACTGGCTAATGGTGTTCAGCTAAGTGAAAGGCTCTTTCCTATGTGCAATGAAATGGCATAACCCTAACCTAATCTAAGACTTAATTGTATCTAACTACAAAGGTAATTTTTCCACCAGTTATCACATTCATCTTAGTTTAGATTAAATATTGTTTGAAagtaataaaacaattaaaaattctttgttttcttgactaaaaatatataattgttGTGGCTTCCCGGTGTATTAGTTTTGTTATTATGAATCAAACGACATTTTGGGGCTCGAACAGATGCACTCTATTTTTATACAGCATGTGgctaatatataatatgtgcGTGCTGGATAATGGTGGGCTCAATCTGAAACAATACAATATGATGACGAGTATGCAGCATCTGTTCAAATGTACTATTTGCATGCTGAGGGCTGGAcgttgttttgttgcattccTGCGGagtgtttgacctttgacctggttGTTGCATTCCAAAGAGgcttgtcctgcagcagcaccagccCTGCACTCACACTGCTCCTgtgctagagagagagagagagagacgatgtGTGTTGAGCCAGTTTAGACGAGGCACTGCGATAATTATCAGAGCACAACTAGCAGACAACATCGCATCGTCCCGAGGAAAAAAAGATCGCCTTGTTCTGGCTCTTCGCAGTTAACCTAGAACGTAGCATTAGTTAGCCATTTTGCTAAGCAGCTAAACCGCCATCGCATTGCTTTGTAGAAACACAGCAGGATAGCCGCAGACACCAGCGCAGAGGAAATGAAggacaaacaaaagagaaagaaggagcGGACCTGGGCTGAGGCAGCTCGCATGGTAAACCGTCTGTTTGACTAGATGCATGTAAATTGTGTATAAATTGATGTGAAGTGATGGAtccatgtgtgttgttgtgttcattCTTCTCTCGACCACCGCTTAGGATGTGCTGTGAAATCGGATCGGTTCGCTATTAGCAGTGCTAGCCCATCCAGAACGAAGGCTATGTTTAGATTGAAGGCACTTGGGGGTACATTTTAAGTGTGCTGCAAGTCTG
It encodes:
- the LOC120829221 gene encoding zinc finger protein PLAGL2, whose protein sequence is MFHQQDHLKSQLQESHPASRHLFHCQECGKQYNTQLGYRRHLVAAHSAASGLPCAEGPQSLLEHLGSHTDRPPPLDDNSTATVPVRERKYSCERCDRRFYTRKDVRRHAVVHTGRRDFLCPRCAQRFGRRDHLTRHLKKSHAQESGLMPPCTPGCTPVAEPTAGTQCSVKEEPSPVASDVGLGSKEPMETFSRDMYNSYPMANPVPGMGHPHSLMQGSLSSSMGVARHMPPQSSHPHHHHLQPPVAPQQQPYSNMARYQHGSTSYPRTDVDSFLLDLQSAPPPHLSAVNSSTSTSASPQREVLGEGVGAGGDPHLLSRSPAISSSELSCTTNMDLGPLLGFLPFGLPPYSPHMGMGGLMMSYPPATTTTSPTASSSGLSSQAPGPFFFQPPQAHVPQGPGAHNHSQLPQAYSSPAMSTSSSLPHYYQAFQQ